The following are encoded together in the Ovis aries strain OAR_USU_Benz2616 breed Rambouillet chromosome X, ARS-UI_Ramb_v3.0, whole genome shotgun sequence genome:
- the BGN gene encoding biglycan precursor (The RefSeq protein has 2 substitutions compared to this genomic sequence), whose translation MCPLWLLAALLALSQALPFEQKAFWDFTLDDGLPMLNDEEASGAETTSGIPDLDSLPPTYSAMCPFGCHCHLRVVQCSDLGLKAVPKEISPDTTLLDLQNNDISELRKDDFKGLQHLYALVLVNNKISKIHEKAFSPLRKLQKLYISKNHLVEIPPNLPSSLVELRIHDNRIRKVPKGVFSGLRNMNCIEMGGNPLENSGFEPGAFDGLKLNYLRISEAKLTGIPKDLPETLNELHLDHNKIQAIELEDLLRYSKLYRLGLGHNQIRMIENGSLSFLPTLRELHLDNNKLSRVPAGLPDLKLLQVVYLHTNNITKVGVNDFCPVGFGVKRAYYNGISLFNNPVPYWEVQPATFRCVTDRLAIQFGNYKK comes from the exons ATGTGGCCCCTGTGGCCTCTTGCAGCCCTGCTGGCCCTGAGCCAGGCCCTGCCCTTTGAGCAAAAAGCCTTCTGGGACTTCACCCTGGACGATGGGCTGCCCATGCTGAACGATGAGGAAGCTTCGGGTGCAGAAACAACCTCGGGCATCCCAGACCTggactccctcccacccacctacAGCGCCATGTGCCCTTTTGGCTGCCACTGCCATCTGAGGGTCGTTCAGTGCTCCGACCTGG GTCTGAAGGCTGTGCCCAAGGAGATCTCGCCCGACACCACCCTGCTGGACCTGCAGAATAATGACATCTCTGAGCTCCGAAAAGATGACTTCAAAGGCCTCCAGCACCTCTAC GCCTTGGTCCTCGTGAACAACAAGATCTCCAAGATCCACGAGAAGGCCTTCAGCCCCCTGCGGAAGCTGCAGAAGCTCTACATCTCCAAGAACCACCTGGTGGAGATCCCTCCCAACCTGCCCAGCTCCCTGGTGGAGCTCCGCATCCATGACAACCGCATCCGCAAGGTGCCCAAGGGAGTGTTCAGTGGGCTTCGCAACATGAACTGCATTG AGATGGGTGGGAACCCCCTGGAGAACAGCGGCTTTGAACCGGGAGCGTTTGATGGCCTGAAGCTCAACTACCTTCGCATCTCCGAGGCCAAGCTCACTGGCATCCCCAAAG ACCTCCCTGAGACCCTCAATGAACTCCACCTGGACCACAATAAAATCCAGGCAATCGAGCTAGAGGATCTGCTCCGCTACTCCAAGTTGTACAG GCTGGGCCTGGGCCACAACCAGATCCGCATGATTGAGAACGGGAGCCTGAGTTTTCTGCCCACGCTGCGGGAGCTGCACTTGGACAACAACAAGCTGTCTAGGGTGCCAGCTGGTCTTCCAGACCTCAAGCTCCTCCAG GTGGTCTATCTGCACACCAACAACATCACCAAAGTGGGCGTCAACGACTTCTGCCCAGTGGGCTTCGGGGTCAAGCGGGCCTACTACAACGGCATCAGCCTCTTCAACAACCCCGTTCCCTACTGGGAGGTGCAGCCGGCCACCTTTCGCTGCGTCACTGACCGCCTGGCCATCCAGTTTGGCAACTATAAAAAGTAG
- the BGN gene encoding biglycan isoform X1, which produces MWPLWPLAALLALSQALPFEQKAFWDFTLDDGLPMLNDEEASGAETTSGIPDLDSLPPTYSAMCPFGCHCHLRVVQCSDLGLKAVPKEISPDTTLLDLQNNDISELRKDDFKGLQHLYALVLVNNKISKIHEKAFSPLRKLQKLYISKNHLVEIPPNLPSSLVELRIHDNRIRKVPKGVFSGLRNMNCIEMGGNPLENSGFEPGAFDGLKLNYLRISEAKLTGIPKDLPETLNELHLDHNKIQAIELEDLLRYSKLYRLGLGHNQIRMIENGSLSFLPTLRELHLDNNKLSRVPAGLPDLKLLQVVYLHTNNITKVGVNDFCPVGFGVKRAYYNGISLFNNPVPYWEVQPATFRCVTDRLAIQFGNYKK; this is translated from the exons ATGTGGCCCCTGTGGCCTCTTGCAGCCCTGCTGGCCCTGAGCCAGGCCCTGCCCTTTGAGCAAAAAGCCTTCTGGGACTTCACCCTGGACGATGGGCTGCCCATGCTGAACGATGAGGAAGCTTCGGGTGCAGAAACAACCTCGGGCATCCCAGACCTggactccctcccacccacctacAGCGCCATGTGCCCTTTTGGCTGCCACTGCCATCTGAGGGTCGTTCAGTGCTCCGACCTGG GTCTGAAGGCTGTGCCCAAGGAGATCTCGCCCGACACCACCCTGCTGGACCTGCAGAATAATGACATCTCTGAGCTCCGAAAAGATGACTTCAAAGGCCTCCAGCACCTCTAC GCCTTGGTCCTCGTGAACAACAAGATCTCCAAGATCCACGAGAAGGCCTTCAGCCCCCTGCGGAAGCTGCAGAAGCTCTACATCTCCAAGAACCACCTGGTGGAGATCCCTCCCAACCTGCCCAGCTCCCTGGTGGAGCTCCGCATCCATGACAACCGCATCCGCAAGGTGCCCAAGGGAGTGTTCAGTGGGCTTCGCAACATGAACTGCATTG AGATGGGTGGGAACCCCCTGGAGAACAGCGGCTTTGAACCGGGAGCGTTTGATGGCCTGAAGCTCAACTACCTTCGCATCTCCGAGGCCAAGCTCACTGGCATCCCCAAAG ACCTCCCTGAGACCCTCAATGAACTCCACCTGGACCACAATAAAATCCAGGCAATCGAGCTAGAGGATCTGCTCCGCTACTCCAAGTTGTACAG GCTGGGCCTGGGCCACAACCAGATCCGCATGATTGAGAACGGGAGCCTGAGTTTTCTGCCCACGCTGCGGGAGCTGCACTTGGACAACAACAAGCTGTCTAGGGTGCCAGCTGGTCTTCCAGACCTCAAGCTCCTCCAG GTGGTCTATCTGCACACCAACAACATCACCAAAGTGGGCGTCAACGACTTCTGCCCAGTGGGCTTCGGGGTCAAGCGGGCCTACTACAACGGCATCAGCCTCTTCAACAACCCCGTTCCCTACTGGGAGGTGCAGCCGGCCACCTTTCGCTGCGTCACTGACCGCCTGGCCATCCAGTTTGGCAACTATAAAAAGTAG